The Dictyoglomus sp. NZ13-RE01 genomic interval GAATATATCCTTTTTACCTTCTGATAAGATAACAAAAATAATGAAATAGTATGGTATAGGAAGTCAGGCGTTTTTAATTTTCTGACCTTAAACTTATAATCTAAAGCGGATGGCAATCTTTCCTCTATCTGGAAAAAAGTAACAGGGAAAAATTTTCTATTTTCTACTGTTGTTATTAACTTAAACTCTTCTCCAATTTCTAATACTTTTTTGGAAATTTCTCGAGAATAATATATATTTTTAAATATGTATTTCTTTGATAATTGATTAATAAGTATACCTAAGAAGAGAAGAAAAAAGAAAAGATAAGTCATTTTTTAATCTACCTCTTCAAGAGGAACTTTAATGTTTTCTAATAAATTTCTAACAAAAGCATATATATCCTTACTTTTTGTCCCCATAGTTATAATTCTATGATTTAGTACATAGGGAGCCAAGATTTTAATATCCTCAGGTATCACATAATCTCTTCCCCTAAAGCCTGCATAAACCTGACTTGCTTTAAAAAGGGCAATAGTTCCTCTTGGACTTACTCCTAATTGTATGTTAGGATTCTTTCTTGTCTCCTCTACAATATCTAACAGATAATCCATAACCGAAGAAGACATTTTTATATTTGGGAAATTACTCTTAACGTATTCTATCTCCTCAGGAAAAACAACCTGTTCAACATCCTTTAATATATCCACTTTTTTATTTCTCTCAACTATCTCAATCTCTTCTTCTCTTTTTGGATATCCTATTCTAATTCGCATGAAAAATCTATCTAACTGAGCTTCAGGAAGAGGAAAGGTACCAAAGGACTCTACAGGGTTTTGGGTAGCAAGCACCATGAAGGGTTCAGGAAGTCTTCTTGTTACCCCATCTACAGTAACCTGTCTTTCCTCCATAGCTTCTAATAAGGCGGATTGGGTTCTTGGCGTTGCTCTATTTATTTCATCCGCCAATATAATATTTGCAAAGAGAGGTCCTGGCTTGAATTCAAAGTCACTAATTTTTTGGTTATAAAAATTGATGCCAGTAAGATCAGAAGGAAGTAAGTCAGGAGTAAACTGAATTCTCTTAAAACTTCCGCCAATAGTTTTAGCAAAGGTTTTTACCATTAGAGTTTTACCAAGACCAGGCACATCCTCCAATAGAACATGTCCCCCACAAATAAAAGAGATTAAAATTAATTCTACGACATCCTCTTTACCTACAATAACTTTTCCCACATTTTCTATTACTTTTTCTCTAAGTTTAATAAATTTTTCTAAATCCATTTTATACACCTCTTACAAAAAAATTAGGGGATAGAGAAAAAGCTCTATCCCCTTCTCAAAGAGCTATTTATTAGTTGCCTCTTCCATTCTTAAGAGATGTTCCCATTCCCTTTGTAGATCCTTTTTAAATTCCTCCAAAATTTCTGCATTTTCTGGTCTAAGAAGATGAGCAAATCTTCCCTGCACCTTTAAATACTCTTCCACAGGCTTAAATCCTTT includes:
- a CDS encoding magnesium chelatase produces the protein MDLEKFIKLREKVIENVGKVIVGKEDVVELILISFICGGHVLLEDVPGLGKTLMVKTFAKTIGGSFKRIQFTPDLLPSDLTGINFYNQKISDFEFKPGPLFANIILADEINRATPRTQSALLEAMEERQVTVDGVTRRLPEPFMVLATQNPVESFGTFPLPEAQLDRFFMRIRIGYPKREEEIEIVERNKKVDILKDVEQVVFPEEIEYVKSNFPNIKMSSSVMDYLLDIVEETRKNPNIQLGVSPRGTIALFKASQVYAGFRGRDYVIPEDIKILAPYVLNHRIITMGTKSKDIYAFVRNLLENIKVPLEEVD